The proteins below come from a single Cetobacterium somerae ATCC BAA-474 genomic window:
- a CDS encoding glycosyltransferase produces the protein MMEKKIHYIWLGKGPKPNIMDICINSWREKLPNYEIIEWNEDNLDFYNEIKKNRFLEECYKRKLWAFLSDYFRVKVLYENGGIYLDSDMQILKSLDRFLEDKLFLGMEDENQPSAGIIGAEKGHIFFKKMLEFYENDIWNINVYTIPAIIQYLLKKDYSFIGENKIIELKDGIKIYPYEYFYPYHFTEEFSYEKITENTYGIHWWGKSWHGNNKKLYFLEFKTLKGYKKKLINLLIFLNILEPIRKIYEKFIKKI, from the coding sequence GGACCTAAACCAAATATAATGGATATATGTATAAACTCATGGAGAGAAAAACTTCCAAATTATGAAATAATAGAGTGGAACGAAGATAATTTAGATTTTTATAATGAAATAAAAAAAAATAGGTTTTTAGAAGAGTGTTATAAAAGAAAATTGTGGGCATTTTTATCAGACTATTTTCGTGTTAAAGTTTTATATGAAAATGGTGGAATTTATTTAGATTCAGATATGCAAATTTTAAAATCCTTGGATAGATTTTTAGAGGATAAACTATTTTTAGGAATGGAAGATGAAAATCAACCAAGTGCAGGAATAATAGGAGCAGAAAAAGGTCATATATTTTTTAAAAAAATGTTAGAGTTTTATGAAAATGATATTTGGAATATAAATGTATATACAATTCCAGCTATAATTCAGTATTTATTAAAAAAAGATTATAGCTTTATAGGAGAAAATAAAATTATAGAGTTAAAAGATGGAATAAAAATATATCCATATGAATATTTCTATCCATATCATTTTACAGAAGAATTTTCTTATGAAAAAATAACTGAAAATACATATGGAATACACTGGTGGGGAAAAAGTTGGCATGGAAATAATAAAAAACTTTATTTTTTAGAGTTTAAAACTTTAAAAGGTTATAAAAAAAAGTTAATAAATTTACTTATTTTTTTAAATATTTTAGAACCAATTAGAAAAATTTATGAAAAATTTATAAAAAAAATATAA